From Penaeus monodon isolate SGIC_2016 chromosome 6, NSTDA_Pmon_1, whole genome shotgun sequence, the proteins below share one genomic window:
- the LOC119574522 gene encoding heat shock protein 22-like: MAPIQMYVPSPVQEHSSSASDRIGTFRSFEERNSQQNHRPTFSEDDQCYKIVVDVEAFMESGVRFDVVNENELIIESCTENGEGNSVSRKGLYRRFLFPSLVSVDTVRSVLSCDGILTITVAKKATSDINTGDIS, encoded by the exons ATGGCCCCGATTCAGATGTACGTTCCATCCCCTGTGCAGGAACATTCCAGCTCAGCGAGTGACCGTATTGGCACATTTAGAAGCTTTGAGGAACGTAATTCGCAACAAAACCATAGGCCTACTTTTAGCGAGGACGACCAGTGCTACAAG ATCGTGGTGGACGTGGAGGCCTTCATGGAGAGCGGCGTGAGGTTCGACGTGGTGAACGAGAACGAGCTGATCATCGAGAGTTGCACGGAGAACGGCGAAGGGAACTCCGTCTCGAGGAAGGGCCTCTACCGCCGGTTCCTCTTCCCGAGCCTCGTCAGTGTTGATACTGTGCGATCAGTGTTGTCCTGCGACGGCATCCTTACCATCACCGTAGCTAAGAAG GCAACGTCTGATATAAACACTGGAGATATTTCCTAG